In Cystobacter fuscus DSM 2262, the DNA window GAAGGCCCGGAGGGTGGGCACGTCCGACAAGGCCTCGGCCACGCTGCGGATGCCCTGGGCGCGGCGGTGGTTGACCGAGGCCGAGTAGTCCTCGGGTCCCGCGCCGAACTTCTCGGCGAACAACTGCAAGAGCGAGGTGTGATCGAGCGAGCCGTGGAAGGCCCGGCCCGGCCGGACCCAGGGCGAGACGATCAGCCCGGGGACGCGGGGGCCCGTGGTGGTGAAGGGCCGGGTGTAGTGCGCTCCCGCGGGGATGGGCTGCTCGATGGGCAGGGGCGGCACGTGATCGAAGAAGCCGCCGTGCTCGTCATAGGTGATGATGAGCAGCGTGTGGGCCCACTTCTCCGGGTCGCGCGTGAGCGTCGTGTACAGCCGGTGCAGGAGCAGCTCGCCCTGGCTGACGAGCGCGAGCGGGTGGTTGCAGTTGGCGGGCTCGTCCGTCCAGGCGATGTCGTAGTAGCGCGGCTCGATGAAGAGCACCTCGGGAGCGGACCCCGGGGGCTCCTCGCGCAGGTCGCGCGCGAGCGAGTCGAAGGGGCGGTACTTGGAGCCCACCAGCTCCGTGAAGCGTCCGAACAGCAGGAAGAAGGGGGGGCCGTCGTAGTAGACGCGCCAGCGCACGTGGTGGCGCTCCAACCAGTCGAAGACATGGTCCCGGTGGGGCAGCAGACGGGACTCGGTGCGATCGATGAGGGTGTCCCCCGTGAAGGCCATGCAGCGGTTGGGCTGGGTGTCCGCCGGCAGGGGGGTGAACCAGCGGTCGCAGACGCAGTACTCGCGGGCGAGGAAGGAGGACATCCAGGCCCCCCGCGAGTCGAAGTAGCCCATGGGCGGCGAGTGCTGCGCCCGGTGCTGCGTATAGGTGACGTAGGCGTCGACGAAGCCCGACATGCGGAACTTGCCGCTCGCGCTCCGGGCCAGCTGCCGGGCCACGAGCTCCCGTTCATGGGGCGGATCCCGGATGACCGACGCCTCGTCCTCGATGAGGAAGGGGCGGTGGACGCGGTTCTCGAAGACGTTGGCGTAGCGCGGATTGACGTCCGGCTCGCGCAAGCCATCCACGTCCGGGTGGAGGTTCTCCAGCGACAGATGCCCGAGCAGATGATCGAACGACCGGTTCTCCAGCATCAGCAGGACGATTCTCTGGATTCCGTCGAGCGCGGCCATGGCGTCACCTCGGGCAGGAGAGTTGGAATTGGAGCAGCAGCCGTCCATCCACGGCTTCGAGCGCGTCCTCGCAGCGCTCGCCCTCGTCGAGCGGCAGCCGCAGCCGCCAGCGGCCCAGGGCCGGTTGTCCCTCGAAGGCGGAGGAGCGGGCTGTCTCGCCCAGCGTCGCGGAGGTTCCCGCCTTGTCCATCACCAGGGTGCGCGCGTTGAGGTTGCGCACCTGGCCGAGGAGCACCTGGGGGGACAGGTTGCCCTCCTCGAGGCTCAACGTGGTTTCCAGCACCCGCTCCTCGGTGCGGCACGTGAAGGGGCTCGGCTGGCCGCTGTCGACGACGCCGTACTCCACGGGGCGGGGAGGCGTGAGCACCTCGCTCTCGGTGAGCGCCGTCTTGGAGCCACGGGTGACTTCCAACCGGAAGCGCGTGGACTCCCGCACCGGGAGTGTCTGGGTGCCCGAGCGCGCCTTGTCTCCCAGGCCGGAGAGCGCGGGGATGGCCTCGAGCCAGGCCGAGCCGTTCGTGTCCCAGCTCAGGGTCACCGCGTCTCCCGGGCAGACGATGGAGGGCGTGGCGGTGAAGCGCAGGATCTGCGGTTTGGGACAGCCGGCGAGTCCAGCCGCCAGTGAGACGAGACCCATCGTCCATGCCCATCTCATGCGCGCACCTCTCTTGCTGAAGAGTCTTCCATGTCCCCCATCCGTGAAGACAGCCTTCGGGGCCCGAGGGGACGTAGAGTGGACAGCACGATGCCGGATGCGTCCACGCTCGCCGAATGGGGATTGCCGGGGCTGTTCCTCGTGGCGGTGATGGCCGGCTCGGTGCTTCCCGCTCCGTCCGAGGCGGTGCTGGCCGCCCTCATCTATGGAGGAGTGGGCCCGGGGTGGGCCGTGACGGTGGCCACCGCCGGCAACGTGCTCGGTGCGCTCACCGTCTATGCCCTGGGCCGCTGGGGAGCACGTGGCGAGGGCGGGGGCGTGGTGGGACGATGGCTCCAGCGCCGGAGCGCCCGGGAGGGTCCTCGTCTGCTCCGGGCCCGGGAGCGTCTGGCCACCTGGGGAGCGCCCGTGCTCCTGCTCGCCTGGCTGCCCATCGTGGGAGACGTCTTCGTGCTCGCGGCGGGCCTCGTGGGGGTGCGTCCCGGGCCTTTCGTCGCCTTCGTTTCACTCGGAAAGGGGCTGCGCTACCTCGGAGTCGCACTTTCTGTTCTCGCGGCGAGTCACACTGGAATTTCACAATGAGGCTGCGAGACGGGAGCGGGGACGATGGACTAAAAGTGCTCCCGTCCCTCACCGCCCGCGTCCCTCGCGGGCAGGAAGCACGCGATGCCACTGCGCTCCTCCTCTCCGACGCCCGCCCGTGCGGGCCGCTGGTTGCTCTGTTCCCTGCTGTCTCTGTCTCTCGCCGCGTGTGGGCAGGGAAGCGCCCCGCAGGCGAAGGAGGCTCGAGAGCTGTCCTCCCAGGGCGAGGTGCTGGGAGAGGCGCGGATCCGGCTGATGGCCGCCAACATCACGAGCGGCAACAACCAGAGCTATGACCCGGGCCACGGCATCCGCATCTTCCAGGGAACGAAGCCCGACGTGGTGATGATCCAGGAGTTCAAGTACGGCACCAACTCCGCCGTCGACCTCCGCGCTTTCGTCGACACCGCCTTCGGCTCGAACTTCTACTACTACCGGGAGCCGCAGTCGGGAGGCATTCCCAATGGCGTCATCAGCCGCTATCCCATCCTCGACGCGGGCGAGTGGGAGGATTCGAGGGCACCCGACCGGGACTTCGCCTGGGCGCGCCTCGACATCCCCGGGCCCAAGGATCTCTGGGTGGTGAGCGTGCACCTGCTCACCGCGGACAGCGGCACGCGCAACACGGAGGCGAAAGAGCTCGTCGGTTACATCCAGCAGCATGTGCCCGCGGGGGACTTCCTCGCCATCGCCGGTGACTACAACACCGACAATCGGAGCGAGTCGTGCTTCTCCACCTTCTCCGCCGTGGTGTCGCCGAGTGGCCCCCACCCGGTGGCTCAGGACAACAAGGAGGGCACCAATGCCAGCCGCGCCAAGCCGTATGACAACGTGTTGGTGAGCAACAACCTGCGTGCCTACCAGACGGCCACCGTCATCGGTGCCAGCTCCTTCAGCGCGGGCCTCGTCGTGGATACGCGTGTGTACTCGCCCATCGAGGAGATCGCTCCCGCGCAGAGCGGAGACAGCGGCTCCAGCAACATGCAGCACATGGCCGTCATCAAGGACTTCCTCGTGCCGGCGGATGACACCACTCCGGTTCCCACGGGACGCTTGACGGTGGTGGTTCCCAACGGAGGCGAGAGCTGGAGCGCGGGCAGCACCCACTCCATCGCCTGGACGGCGAGCGAGACCTCCCACGTGAAGCTCGAGTACACGACGGATGGGAGCACCTGGAACGTCATCTCCGAGAGCATCCCCGCCGCGGAAGGGGGCTACACCTGGCAGGTGCCGGCGTCGGCGACCACGAAGGCGCGCGTGCGCGTGAGTGATGCCTCCGCGGCGGCCGTCGCCGACACGAGCGACGCCGACTTCGCGATCACCAGCACTTCGCCCCAGGACACGCGCGCCACCATCACCCAGGAGACCGAGGGCAACAACTCCGCGGCGACCGCCAGTGGCCGGGTGGGGGCGGACAAGAACGTGAGCGGCGCCTTGTCCACCAGCGCGGACGTGGACTGGTTCGCCTTCAACGTGACCACGGCGGGCAGCGTCAAGGTGATGCTGAGCATGCCCGGCGCGCAGGACCTGGACTGGTCCGTGTACTCCGCGTCCGATCTGCTCTTCTCCGCGGCCTCCAGCGCCACCATGAGCAACCCCGAGGTGGGCACCTTCTCCGCCAGCGCCCCGGGCATCTACTACGTGAAGGTGGTGGGCTACGCGGGCGCGACGGGTGGCTACACGCTCAACGTGAGCGGCGCGGGCGTGCAGCCGTAGTCCCGTCTCCCCCCGCACGCACGAGGGCTCCCGGGCGACAGGCGTCGCGTCCGGGAGCCCTGGATGAAGCGCGCGCGAGCGGCCTCAGTGGGAGCGCGTGTCCTCGGACACGTGGTGGAAGTGGGCCTCGGAGGCCTCCCACTCCTCGCCCTCGGCCAGCGTGGGCGCGTTGTTCGTGCTGGGCGGCGTGGGCGGCGCGCCGGGGCGCTCATTGGGCCGGCCGTAGTCGCGCTCGTAGATGCGCACCACGGCGAGGAAGAAGGCCAGGATGAGCGGCCCGAGCAAGAGGCCGATGGCGCCGAAGGCGGCGAGGCCTCCGAGCAGCGAGAAGAAGACCAGGGCTCCGTGCATGTTCATGCCGCGCTTGGCCAGCAGTGGCTTGACGACATTGTCGGACAGGCCCACCACGACGACGCCCCAGGCGGCCAGGAAGATGGCCATGGCGGGATGGCCCGTGGCGAGCAGCAGCAGGGCGGCGACGATGCACACCGCGGCGCCGCCGATGGCTGGAATGAGGGCGAAGAAGAACGTCACCGCCGCGAAGAAGACGGGCACCGGCACGCGGGCGATGAGGTAGCCCACCAGCGCCGCCAACGCCTGCACCCCCGCGGTGGCCAGGGTGGACGTCAGCACCGAGCGGGTGACGCGGCGGAACTCGGTGAGCAATTCCGTCGTCTGCCCGCGCCGCAGCGGCGACACGCTCTCCACCCACGCGACGAGCTTCTCCCCATCCACGAGCAGGAAGTAGAGCGCGATGAGCATCATCGTCACCTGGAGCGCCACGCTTCCGGTGGCCATCACCACTCCGCCCACCGTCTGGGCCGCCGCGGCGCCCTGGGCCGACACGTGATCCTGCACGGTCTGCCACACGCTGGCGCTCTCCGTCTGGAAGCGGTCGAGCATGCGCGTGGCGGTTCCCCGCAGGGACTCGGGCACATAGGTCAGCAGACCCTCCAGGCCCCGCTGGTTGATCACCCCGGTGATGAAGTTCACCCCCTTGATGACCTCGGAGACGATGAAGGCGGTGAGGGCGGCGATGGGCGAGAGCAGCGCCACGATGATGCCCACCACGATGACGCCCGCGGCGAGCCCCCGCCGGCCCCGGAAGTGCCGCGTCAGCCAGTTCTGCAGGCTATTGAAGGCACCCGCCAGCACCGCGGCCAGGAAGAACGCTTCGAAGAAGGGGCGCGCGATGAGCCCCACCAGGGCGATGGACAGCAGGATGAGCCCGATGAAGACGCGGCGGGCTCCTTGTTCGGTGGCCATGACAGCACAATGCGAATGGTCCGCGTCGCGCGGTAGGGGTGGGTGTCATCCCATGGCTCGTTGTGTCTGGTTGTCCAGCGGGCTTCCACTCTCCGTGCTTCCTCGAACCGGTGGCTGGAGCGTTCACCTCCGGTCATTCATGACGGGAGGTGCGAAGGGGGTTGTGCCCGCGCGCCGTAGTAGGCTCGCTCTCCCGGCCCGCCCGGCGGGGACCTCCAGGAGGCCCATGGAACGCCTGCGCTTCTTCTTGAACGACCGCTCCATCGAGGAGACGGGGATCTCGCCCACCACCACGTTGTTGCGCTACCTGCGCGACCGGGTGCACCTCACGGGCACCAAGGAGGGCTGCGCCGAGGGGGATTGTGGTGCCTGCTCGGTGGCCATTCTGGAGCAGGATGGCCAGGGGGCGCCCATCCTGCGCGCGGTGAACGCGTGCCTGCTGCTCTTGCCCATGGTGCAGGGCAAGCGCGTCTACACGGTGGAGGCCCTGCGCGAGGGCGGCAAGTACCATGTCGTCCAGGAGACGCTGGCGCGCACGCTCGGCTCTCAGTGCGGCTACTGCACGCCGGGCATCGCCATGTCGATGCTGGAGGCCTGTCACCGCCGCGACCTGGACGAGCCCTGGAAGCTGGACGCGCAGATGTGTGGCAACCTCTGCCGGTGCACGGGCTACCGGCCCATCCGGGAGGCCGTGCGCGAGGTGGCCGGCCTGCGCCCCGGGGATCGCTTCGCCCGGGCGCTCGCCGAGACGCAGCCCGAGCCCATGGCGCTGGCATACGAGGCGGGTGCCCAGCGCTTCTTCACCCCGGACTCGCTGGAGGCGCTCTGGGACGTGCTGGACAAGCACCCCACGGCGCGCTTCGTGGTGGGGGGGACGGACCTGTCGCTGGAGGTGACCAAGCGCTACGCCGAGCCTCCGCTCCTGGTGTCGCTGGAGGCCGTGCCGGAGCTGCGCGTGCTGGAGCCGCGCGGCGGGGGACACCGGCTGGGCGCCACGGTGCGGCTGACGGACGTGGAGGACTACGCGCGCGCGGTGAGCCCGCCGCTCGAGCGCATGCTGCGCTACTTCGGCTCGCGGCAGATCAAGAACCGCGCGACGGTGGGTGGCAACCTGTGCACCGCCTCGCCCATTGGGGACATGGCGCCGGTGCTGCTCGCGCTCGGGGCCGAGGTGGTGTTGCGCTCGCGCGCGGGGGAGCGGCGGCTGCCGTTGGAGGACTTCTTCGTGGGCTACCGGCGCACGGCGCTCGCGGCGGGCGAGGTGCTCGCGTGCGTGGACGTGCCGGCGCAGCCCGAGGGGGCGCGCTCCCTGGCGTACAAGGTGTCCAAGCGGCGCGAGGCGGACATCAGCAGCGTGTCCGCGGGCTTCCGGGTGGTGGTGGACGGGGAGGGCAAGGTGGCCGAGGCGCGGCTGGCCTATGGCGGCATGGCGGCCACGCCCGCGCGGGCCCGGCGCACCGAGGCCGCGTTGGTGGGCCAGCCC includes these proteins:
- the xdhA gene encoding xanthine dehydrogenase small subunit, whose translation is MERLRFFLNDRSIEETGISPTTTLLRYLRDRVHLTGTKEGCAEGDCGACSVAILEQDGQGAPILRAVNACLLLLPMVQGKRVYTVEALREGGKYHVVQETLARTLGSQCGYCTPGIAMSMLEACHRRDLDEPWKLDAQMCGNLCRCTGYRPIREAVREVAGLRPGDRFARALAETQPEPMALAYEAGAQRFFTPDSLEALWDVLDKHPTARFVVGGTDLSLEVTKRYAEPPLLVSLEAVPELRVLEPRGGGHRLGATVRLTDVEDYARAVSPPLERMLRYFGSRQIKNRATVGGNLCTASPIGDMAPVLLALGAEVVLRSRAGERRLPLEDFFVGYRRTALAAGEVLACVDVPAQPEGARSLAYKVSKRREADISSVSAGFRVVVDGEGKVAEARLAYGGMAATPARARRTEAALVGQPWTEASVEQALPRLREDFQPLSDHRGSAWYRAQLAENLLRGFFHETLSTPLPRLAERHSATVQVR
- a CDS encoding VTT domain-containing protein, coding for MPDASTLAEWGLPGLFLVAVMAGSVLPAPSEAVLAALIYGGVGPGWAVTVATAGNVLGALTVYALGRWGARGEGGGVVGRWLQRRSAREGPRLLRARERLATWGAPVLLLAWLPIVGDVFVLAAGLVGVRPGPFVAFVSLGKGLRYLGVALSVLAASHTGISQ
- a CDS encoding phospholipase C, with the protein product MAALDGIQRIVLLMLENRSFDHLLGHLSLENLHPDVDGLREPDVNPRYANVFENRVHRPFLIEDEASVIRDPPHERELVARQLARSASGKFRMSGFVDAYVTYTQHRAQHSPPMGYFDSRGAWMSSFLAREYCVCDRWFTPLPADTQPNRCMAFTGDTLIDRTESRLLPHRDHVFDWLERHHVRWRVYYDGPPFFLLFGRFTELVGSKYRPFDSLARDLREEPPGSAPEVLFIEPRYYDIAWTDEPANCNHPLALVSQGELLLHRLYTTLTRDPEKWAHTLLIITYDEHGGFFDHVPPLPIEQPIPAGAHYTRPFTTTGPRVPGLIVSPWVRPGRAFHGSLDHTSLLQLFAEKFGAGPEDYSASVNHRRAQGIRSVAEALSDVPTLRAFPTVVPHASAPQPSMRRPPRSANERAFQKAALELKQREGPLTAEAKYPELATVPPET
- a CDS encoding AI-2E family transporter produces the protein MATEQGARRVFIGLILLSIALVGLIARPFFEAFFLAAVLAGAFNSLQNWLTRHFRGRRGLAAGVIVVGIIVALLSPIAALTAFIVSEVIKGVNFITGVINQRGLEGLLTYVPESLRGTATRMLDRFQTESASVWQTVQDHVSAQGAAAAQTVGGVVMATGSVALQVTMMLIALYFLLVDGEKLVAWVESVSPLRRGQTTELLTEFRRVTRSVLTSTLATAGVQALAALVGYLIARVPVPVFFAAVTFFFALIPAIGGAAVCIVAALLLLATGHPAMAIFLAAWGVVVVGLSDNVVKPLLAKRGMNMHGALVFFSLLGGLAAFGAIGLLLGPLILAFFLAVVRIYERDYGRPNERPGAPPTPPSTNNAPTLAEGEEWEASEAHFHHVSEDTRSH
- a CDS encoding endonuclease/exonuclease/phosphatase family protein, which encodes MPLRSSSPTPARAGRWLLCSLLSLSLAACGQGSAPQAKEARELSSQGEVLGEARIRLMAANITSGNNQSYDPGHGIRIFQGTKPDVVMIQEFKYGTNSAVDLRAFVDTAFGSNFYYYREPQSGGIPNGVISRYPILDAGEWEDSRAPDRDFAWARLDIPGPKDLWVVSVHLLTADSGTRNTEAKELVGYIQQHVPAGDFLAIAGDYNTDNRSESCFSTFSAVVSPSGPHPVAQDNKEGTNASRAKPYDNVLVSNNLRAYQTATVIGASSFSAGLVVDTRVYSPIEEIAPAQSGDSGSSNMQHMAVIKDFLVPADDTTPVPTGRLTVVVPNGGESWSAGSTHSIAWTASETSHVKLEYTTDGSTWNVISESIPAAEGGYTWQVPASATTKARVRVSDASAAAVADTSDADFAITSTSPQDTRATITQETEGNNSAATASGRVGADKNVSGALSTSADVDWFAFNVTTAGSVKVMLSMPGAQDLDWSVYSASDLLFSAASSATMSNPEVGTFSASAPGIYYVKVVGYAGATGGYTLNVSGAGVQP